A window of Castanea sativa cultivar Marrone di Chiusa Pesio chromosome 8, ASM4071231v1 genomic DNA:
atgtgactAACCGTAATTAATCTGTTGCCTGCGAGCAATTACATTGTATGTTATAGCAAACAGTAAGGCCGGAACATAGGAATTGTATTGAGATTGTTGAGAACTTTAGTCTTGGAGTTGGATTGAGGTTTCTCTTATTTGGGGGGCTCAtacatttgtaaattttattacgTTGTGTCGATTCTTGCCCGTGAAAGGGTAATATGGAAAACCTGATATAAAGAGCTTCTTGGATGGTGTTCGCTTTGAGGAGGAAAGGGAATTCTTAGCTTGTGGTTTAAAGCGTGTTTGAGTAGATGATCATTTGTATATAGTGATGTAGGACTGAAATTATAGAGGGTTCTGATGCCAATTTGATGCATAGGGTTCTCGATAAGTACTTGAAGGATTCTTGAATTGAGTTTTAATTACTAGAAATTAAAGGGAAGGATGTTGAGGAGGTTGGGAAATATCTTTAGTTGTGTTGTGCTGACTAGAAATGCTTCCAGCCAAAGATTACTTTTGGTCTGTACCATGGTAGGCCTATTCCCCCCATGGAAGTCAATGACGAGCCAAGCAATCTCCTAGGCTCCTGGGCAAGGCAAGGTGCCTTTACCGAGGCACTTGCCTTTAGAGCCTAGGCAAGCGAGGAAAGAGCACCAGCTTAGATtgtgtgtgttttaattttaatttatttttaagtttatagtAAAACATATTGTTAGATTATTAATTTACAGATTGTTGTTGTAAAacctttaattaatttataaagcTTGTTGTAAAACTTattgtttgaattaattaatgGAGCCTAAACTGTGTTAAGTGGCTTAAGCCTACCTTGAAATCAATTAATGAACCTAATTTTGTTGTGCCAACATGTCAGAAACACTTGATTATAACATTTCATTATATTAGATACATATGATTAagttttttatgtataataacTATATTTAGAATTTGGCTCCTTGCTTTAATCAGGCTAGCGCCTTTTTGCAAGGCCTTGGTGCCTTAAGGTCACCTTTTGCCTTTGACTACCCCCCTCAAACCAGAAAATGTagcaaataggaaaaaaaatgcattgcATATAATTCCTTTCAATGGCCCATTCGGCCACTGGTGTGACATGTTGGTGTTCCTGCCATATGATGTTAGGCAATGTTCAATCAGAATCAATGAGAATGAATTTATTGGCAGCCTAGGATTGTTTGTCTTTTAAATGTAATTAACAGAACATGTCAACATGGTTTTTACTAcatgattgaaaattttcaggAACAAGGAATGTATCATAAAGTATACGAGACTCGAAGTTACAATGCTAAGGACAAGGTAAAATACGTGGCATGGACGAGTGAGATGGACCGTTGCCTTGCTGAGATTCTTGTTGAGGAAGTGAAAAAGGGAAACAAGATAGACAGCACTTTGAAGCCTGCAGCTTACAGAGCAGCACTTACAGccttaaatgaaaattttggccTTGATTTGACAAAAGAACATATTAGAAATCGGCTAAAAACATGGAGGAAGCAATTTGGGATCTTAAAGGAGCTCCTTTCTCATAAAGGATTTAAGTGGGATGAGACACGAAAGATGGTTATTGCAGATAATTCTGTCTGGAATGACTACAGCAAGGTGTGGATTCATGCACTATGATGCTATAATTATGCACTTGATCAGGGTAATACTAAACTctaattggttataattatttCATAGTCTTATTTTACCTGCAGGCACATCCTGATGCCAAGCAGTTCCGTGCAAAGTTCATTGAAAATTATGATGAATTGTGTATTATTATTGGCAATGATCAAGCAATGGAAAGCGTTTCTGATAGTGATACTGAAATTAATGTGGACTTGACAGTCGGTAGGGAGGGTGTGGATGCAGGCATTGTGTCTGAGATTCAGAGTGATGACAGGCATACAAAAAACTTAAGGTGGACAGAAGAAATGGATCGTTGCCTTGGTAAGATTCTTGTGGAACAAGTGAATAAGggaaataaaatagataaaattctACAGCGGGAAGCATACGATGCTGCTGTTTTGGCTTTAAATGAAAGATTTGGGCCTGATTTGACAAAAGAACACATTAGAAATCGCCTGAGGACTTGGAGGAAGCAGTATTTGATCTTGAAGGAACTCCTTTCTCATAGTGGTTTCAAATGGGATGCAATGCAGAAGATGATCATTGCAAGTGATTCAGTATGGGATgactatgtcaaggtatgtctCATTTTGAACAAACACTTGTAGGTGTGATATTTGTGGGACCTTTTAAGAATTCATacattgaaattttcaaatctcattTTTTGGTAACACTTATTTGCGTATGTAATATCTTtttgaataataattatattgtaGCAAATAATTGTGTGTAGCAAATGAACTGTTTCAAATAATTTGTTCTTCTTGaaggcaaaaaacaaaaagaatgaaaagaaagctgATAACATATGAAGCACTATGGCGAAAGGGAGAAACATGCATACTATGAGCACACTTCGCTATAGGAAGTAGAGCTTTTGCGATATAGTTTTAACTGAAAAGCTCTTTAGCGTTTTGAATGTTTGGCGAATTACAGTGAATGGTGttataaaattatgaatttataaataatatccaCATACAAATTACCCCGTTTGGTTTGATCGTATCACATAGTACTACACCATTTTCGATTTGCCACATTTTGACCCCCTaaagtttggattaaaattaAATCGTTAATGTGTCATTGCACAGAACCctaaccattttattttaatccaaaCTTTTGGGGATCAAAATGTAGCAATTGAAAATGGTGTAGTACTAAACTGAATTCTAAACACCCCcccccaaaacacacacacacacacacataaaatttGGCTTGCATTTAGTTTCTTTTTGAAGGTCAAGAGAAATAAAGGATGTGAAGCCacaatgagaaaaaataaatttgaagtaTCCCATCACATTCTAACTTCAAATTTATCATACAAATCATTCTAACTACCAATAAAGTGTATAAGCATATTTCCTTGCAACTCAATTCCTAATTTGTTTACCATTAATGCCATTGAACTCTAGCTCATACAGTACCTCCTTCCCATGTAAGAGCAAGATGCAAGATAAGGTTGTGGGTCAAAGACGTGTGtataattaccaaaaaaaaaaagtgtatcaTCAATCCAAAAGTCCCTGAAAATATTCTATTATCTGAACAGATGACTGTTTCAGATGGTATCTTTGTTGTAAGAGCAAGGTGTAGGATAAGGTCGTGGGTTCAAAGACCCAATAGTGCTTGTGTAATTAccaacaacaaaagaaagagcATCATTAATCCAaaactctattaaaaatatcCTATCATCTGAACAgccaaaagaaccaaaaaagagaAGGTAAAATCTTATATCTGAAACAGTCATCTGTCATAACCTAGTTGACATCCATTACAGAATGTGTTGATTTAGTCAGAGTTTATCTAGGAGGTCATATAATTTGATTGCCTGTAGAATAAAATTGCCATTGTGCCACTATGATATCCTATTACAAAATGGGAGGGAGATAAACCAATCAGACAATGACAAAAACCATTTAGTCAATTCAGAAACATACTCAATTGACAGGACATATAAAAGCCTCTAGTTCTTGAAATCCAAGTTTGAAGTTGATTTCTATTATGCTAAAGTGGTAACTCTCTTTTTCAGATGTAAAtttagtgataaaaaatgatctCTGTTTTCTCAAAATGAATGTCAAGTACGTATTATGTTGGTATTCAAATTGGGTCCTTCCTCCTGTTGTAGTAATGCTTGACTATGACCATGTCATATTGCTAAGTCTTCTATGTACTCTACAGACTCACCCTGATGCCAGGATTTTCCGCAATCGATTTATTCAAAACTATGATCAGTTGTTCATTATCTTTGGTGATTCTCATGAGGCTGCAGAGCCTGTTGATGTTATTGATGTCTCCCCTGTTCGATGTGGTGGAAAGGCAAAAGATCTAGGGAAGAACGTGAGGTGGACATTTGAAATGGATCGCTGCCTCGGCAAAGTTCTTGTTGAGCAAGTGATACTTGGAAATAAAAACAGATTAGATAATAAATTCAAACCTGCCGCATATGAAGCGGCTGTATTCGCTATAAAGGAGCGATTTCATCTTGACTTGACAAAGGATCATGTTAGGAACCGTCTCAAAACATGGAAGAAACAGTATGATATTTTGCAAGAACTCTTGGATCAGAGGGACTTTGAATGGGATGAGAGACGGAAGATGGTAATTGCAAATGACTCAGCTTGGAATGAATATGTCAAGGTACCTAACATGCttgataaatttgttataataATACTTCATATAGAAAGTTAGGGCTGCGCCCTTTATTGCACTTTCTTAATGAATCTTATTGAAAAGAAGCATTTCATATACAAAGTTGCATGTGGATCTTTTCATCATAATACGTACAGGGggatgattttgatttttaactGTTTTTATACAGATAAACCCTGATGCTAGGACTGTTCAAGGACGAGTCATCAACAACTATGAGGAGTTGTGTGTTATTATTGGTTGCAATGATCCACCTGAAAGCTCAGTAAATATAGCTGAGAATAATTTGGATTTAATTGCTGAGAATGAAGCAGTAGTTGCTGAGGAAAGGTACTATAATGAGGTTGACAATGCAAAAGATAAAGGAAAGTACATATCTTGGACAGATGAGATGGATCGATGCTTAACACAGTTGCTAGTCCAGCAAGTGATG
This region includes:
- the LOC142606715 gene encoding uncharacterized protein LOC142606715, with product MYHKVYETRSYNAKDKVKYVAWTSEMDRCLAEILVEEVKKGNKIDSTLKPAAYRAALTALNENFGLDLTKEHIRNRLKTWRKQFGILKELLSHKGFKWDETRKMVIADNSVWNDYSKAHPDAKQFRAKFIENYDELCIIIGNDQAMESVSDSDTEINVDLTVGREGVDAGIVSEIQSDDRHTKNLRWTEEMDRCLGKILVEQVNKGNKIDKILQREAYDAAVLALNERFGPDLTKEHIRNRLRTWRKQYLILKELLSHSGFKWDAMQKMIIASDSVWDDYVKTHPDARIFRNRFIQNYDQLFIIFGDSHEAAEPVDVIDVSPVRCGGKAKDLGKNVRWTFEMDRCLGKVLVEQVILGNKNRLDNKFKPAAYEAAVFAIKERFHLDLTKDHVRNRLKTWKKQYDILQELLDQRDFEWDERRKMVIANDSAWNEYVKINPDARTVQGRVINNYEELCVIIGCNDPPESSVNIAENNLDLIAENEAVVAEERYYNEVDNAKDKGKYISWTDEMDRCLTQLLVQQVMLGNKLDKIFKPVAYMAALTVLNEKFGLDLTKENIRNRLKTWKKQYGLVKELLSHGGFEWDERYKMVVATDSDWNEYIKRSPDARQLRARSIENYDDLRIIVGNEAPDGHWFEAGATLRLEGNSTFNDEEHVETPVQMFPNEEMSHEDTSDGMQGSSQQTRARPSSSSHSKRLLKRRRSSDVMLKMMSAMAADIGRIADALAENNKTVCLDELFEMVQTIPGFDDDLIIEACEYLSFDERRAMMFMKLNERLRKKWLLKRLRGQGN